The sequence ATTCGTGAAGCAAAAGTCTCTGCAAAAAATATGGAAGTGAATCTGGGCGAACCCAAAATGAAAGGGAAAGAAATCCCGGTCAATTTGAGCGGCCGCATTATCAACCGTCCTCTAAAAATTGATAATAAAGATTTTCGTATCACCTGCCTTTCTTTGGGCAATCCACATTGCATTATTTTTCAGGAAAATCTTGATAATCTCGCAATTGAAAAATTCGGGCCTCTGCTGGAAAATTATCATCTTTTTCCGAAAAGAACGAATGTCAGCTTTGTCAATGTTGTTTCTTTGAATGAACTGAAAATCCGGGTTTGGGAAAGAGGCTGTGGCGAAACACTTGCATGTGGTACAGGCGCCGCCGCTTCCTTAATTGCCAGCGTGTTAAACGGATTTACGGAACGAAAAGCAAAAATTCAACTTCCGGGTGGCAAACTGGAAGTGGAATGGGATCGTGAAACCAATTTTGTTTGGTTGTCCGGTCCTGCAGAAGCCATTTGTGAAGGCCAATATTATTTGTAAAATGAAAGATTAAAAACCAAAAATTAAAAACATAAACCAAAGTTCAAAAATATTCTTAGTTTATGTTTTTGATTTTTAATATGTGTTTTTAATTTTTAGTTTCTAATCTTTGGTTTTGC is a genomic window of Deltaproteobacteria bacterium containing:
- a CDS encoding diaminopimelate epimerase — encoded protein: MVSKQKSVQFTKMQGAGNDCIIIDCLKSKVQNPQRLAKKMCDRRFGIGADQLLLLFKSRKADFKMQIFNADGSEAEMCGNGIRCLARYIKDKKYTQKKEMTIETLAGIREAKVSAKNMEVNLGEPKMKGKEIPVNLSGRIINRPLKIDNKDFRITCLSLGNPHCIIFQENLDNLAIEKFGPLLENYHLFPKRTNVSFVNVVSLNELKIRVWERGCGETLACGTGAAASLIASVLNGFTERKAKIQLPGGKLEVEWDRETNFVWLSGPAEAICEGQYYL